One window from the genome of Eucalyptus grandis isolate ANBG69807.140 chromosome 7, ASM1654582v1, whole genome shotgun sequence encodes:
- the LOC104428222 gene encoding putative receptor-like protein kinase At3g47110: protein MDLAYRYQLLPMSFSCLTTIILLLGSVLALVKDGQEIDRLALLEFKTRIADPSGVLSSWNDSSHFCDWDGVTCGRKHRRVTILDLGSKNLSGVVPPHIGNMSFLRGVNLENNSFHAKIPPHFGRLLRLQKLSLNNNSFSSQIPSNLSYCSNLLVLDLGINMLKGNLPIELGSLSKLQELILQVNSLMGNIPPSIGNLSSLQMFATSENNFGGMIPKTLGQLRNLEFLLLAVNKFVGTIPISIFNISSVEGLDVGENQLEWGLPGDLGFTLPNIEIISMGDNHLIGPIPESISNASNLEVLNVSNNQLFGQIPKFLESLNLTNLSLSYNDFEGALPTGGFFKSAISTLVMGNKKLCGGLPDFQLPKCYYKELKRTRISGIAKILLSTVSTLVGVACILSLLYFFWFRHNKNASALSSSEDGFLHVSYHNLLKATGGFSSTNLLGMGNFGSVCRGLLDQTQSVVAIKILDLTCDGASKSFIAECEVLRRIRHRNLVKVLMACSGFDFNGNDFKALVYEFMSNGSLDEWLHPTASQYIERNNLSLLERVNIAIDVACALDYLHHHYEMPIVHCDLKPSNVLLDDEMNGHVGDFGLARFLPEATHKLVADQSSSVGVKGSFGYIAPGNEAHLGSFSLFL from the exons ATGGACCTTGCCTATAGATATCAGCTTTTGCCCATGTCATTCTCATGCCTAACTACAATCATTCTTCTATTAGGGAGTGTCCTAGCTTTAGTAAAAGATGGCCAAGAGATTGATCGATTGGCTTTATTAGAATTCAAGACTCGAATAGCTGATCCTAGTGGGGTTTTGAGCTCATGGAATGATTCTAGCCACTTTTGCGATTGGGATGGTGTCACTTGCGGTCGCAAACACCGAAGAGTCACCATACTAGACCTTGGCTCCAAGAACTTATCCGGGGTCGTGCCGCCCCATATTGGTAATATGAGCTTTCTGAGGGGAGTCAATCTGGAGAACAACAGTTTTCATGCCAAAATTCCCCCACATTTTGGCCGCTTGCTTCGGTTGCAGAAGTTGTCCCTTAATAACAACTCATTCAGCAGTCAAATCCCTTCGAATCTCTCGTATTGCTCTAATCTGCTCGTTCTTGACTTAGGCATCAACATGCTCAAAGGAAATTTGCCAATAGAATTGGGTTCATTGTCCAAGCTCCAAGAACTTATACTTCAAGTCAACAGCTTGATGGGAAACATCCCGCCGTCTATTGGAAACTTATCATCTCTTCAAATGTTTGCAACATCAGAGAATAACTTCGGTGGTATGATCCCAAAGACTCTTGGCCAGCTGAGAAATCTAGAGTTCCTCCTTCTCGCTGTAAATAAATTTGTCGGTACAATTCCTATCTCAATCTTCAATATATCCAGTGTGGAAGGGCTTGATGTAGGTGAAAACCAATTAGAATGGGGTTTACCTGGCGACTTAGGCTTCACTCTTCCAAATATCGAGATTATCAGTATGGGTGACAACCACCTCATTGGACCCATTCCCGAGTCAATATCCAACGCCTCTAACCTCGAG GTTTTGAATGTTTCCAACAACCAATTGTTTGGTCAAATCCCAAAATTTCTAGAGTCGCTAAATCTGACGAATTTGAGCCTATCTTACAATGATTTTGAGGGCGCATTACCTACAGGAGGATTTTTCAAAAGTGCCATTTCAACTTTGGTCATGGGAAACAAGAAGCTTTGCGGGGGTCTCCCGGATTTTCAACTACCGAAATGCTACTATAAAGAGTTAAAACGGACGAGAATAAGTGGAATTGCCAAAATTCTTTTATCTACAGTCTCTACTCTTGTTGGAGTAGCTTGCATACTGTCTTTGTTATACTTCTTCTGGTTTAGACACAATAAGAACGCATCAGCATTAAGCTCTTCTGAAGATGGGTTTTTGCATGTTTCTTATCATAATCTCCTAAAAGCAACAGGTGGATTCTCCTCCACCAATTTGCTTGGCATGGGCAATTTTGGGTCCGTTTGCAGAGGGCTGCTTGATCAAACTCAATCGGTTGTGGCCATCAAGATTCTCGACCTTACATGTGATGGAGCTTCCAAGAGCTTCATAGCCGAGTGCGAGGTTTTGAGAAGAATCCGACACCGTAATCTCGTGAAGGTACTCATGGCATGTTCTGGGTTTGATTTTAATGGAAATGATTTCAAGGCACTTGTCTACGAATTCATGTCAAACGGAAGCTTGGATGAGTGGTTGCACCCAACTGCATCACAATATATAGAgagaaacaatttgagtctACTTGAGAGAGTGAATATTGCAATCGATGTTGCTTGTGCACTAGATTATCTCCATCATCACTATGAAATGCCAATAGttcattgtgatctaaagccaAGTAATGTCCTTCTTGACGATGAAATGAATGGACATGTAGGTGATTTTGGGCTTGCTAGGTTCCTTCCAGAAGCAACACATAAGTTGGTAGCAGATCAATCGAGCTCTGTCGGAGTAAAGGGATCTTTTGGCTACATAGCTCCGGGTAATGAAGCACACCTTGGGTCATTCAGTTTGTTTCTTTGA